A region from the Populus trichocarpa isolate Nisqually-1 chromosome 18, P.trichocarpa_v4.1, whole genome shotgun sequence genome encodes:
- the LOC18107678 gene encoding DNA repair protein recA homolog 3, mitochondrial isoform X1 — protein sequence MARLVTLRRALFVPEQGLRRVVLGTSSQTRNFATKGKRKSKSDGSESGEENTSKKDLALQQALDQITSQFGKGSIMWFGRSEAPKNVPVVSTGSFALDIALGCGGFPKGRVVEIFGPEASGKTTLALHVIAEAQKQGGYCVFMDAEHALDSSLAKAIGVNTENLLLSQPDCGEQALSLVDTLIRSGSVDVVVVDSVSKVAALVPKSELDGEMGDAHMAMQARLMSQALRKLSHSLSQSQTVLIFINQVRAKLSTFGFGGPTEVTCGGNALKFYASVRLNIRRVGFIKKGEETTGTQVQVKIAKNKLAPPFKTVQFELEFGKGISRESEIIELAVKHKFIKKNGAFYDCNGRKYHGKEALREFLAHNDDVQEELMMKLREKLLEAETDQELKDETTDGEPTQESIPPDSTDEEVIAAAEAYT from the exons atgGCGAGGCTTGTTACTCTGAGACGCGCTCTTTTTGTTCCCGAG cagggACTAAGGAGAGTTGTGCTGGGAACTTCTTCTCAGACACGCAATTTTGCTACAAAAG GTAAAAGAAAATCCAAGTCAGATGGAAGCGAGTCTGGTGAAGAAAATACGTCAAAGAAAGATTTGGCTTTACAACAAGCCCTTGATCAAATTACTAGTCAATTCGGAAAGGGATCTATCATGTGGTTTGGCCGCTCTGAAGCTCCCAAAAATGTTCCAGTCGTGTCTACAGGTTCCTTTGCTCTTGATATAGCACTTGGATGTGGTGGATTTCCAAAG GGTCGCGTGGTGGAGATTTTTGGTCCGGAGGCTTCTGGGAAAACCACTCTTGCTTTACATGTAATTGCTGAAGCACAAAAGCAAGGAG GTTACTGTGTTTTTATGGACGCTGAGCATGCCCTTGATTCATCATTAGCTAAGGCTATTGGGGTGAACACTGAGAACTTGCTTCTTTCGCAACCTGATTGTGGCGAACAAGCTCTCAGTCTTGTGGACACTCTAATCCGGAGTGGTTCTGTTGATGTCGTTGTTGTTGATAGTGTAAGTAAG GTAGCTGCACTTGTGCCTAAAAGTGAACTTGATGGAGAGATGGGTGATGCTCATATGGCAATGCAAGCCAGATTAATGAGCCAGGCACTTCGCAAACTGAGCCACTCTTTATCACAGTCACAGACTGTTCTGATCTTTATCAATCAG GTGAGAGCTAAGCTTTCAACTTTCGGATTTGGTGGGCCCACTGAAGTAACCTGTGGTGGTAATGCTCTGAAGTTCTATGCTTCTGTACGCCTAAACATAAGAAGGGTAGGGTTTATCAAGAAGGGAGAAGAG ACAACAGGAACTCAAGTTCAAGTGAAGATAGCGAAGAATAAGCTTGCCCCTCCATTTAAAACTGTTCAATTTGAGCTTGAGTTTGGCAAGGGAATAAGTCGTGAATCGGAGATCATAGAATTGGCAGTGAAACACAAATTCATCAAGAAAAATGGTGCATTTTATGACTGTAATGGTCGCAAGTACCATGGCAAGGAAGCATTGAGGGAGTTTCTAGCTCATAATGATGATGTCCAGGAAGAGCTTATGATGAAGCTCAGGGAGAAGCTACTTGAAGCTGAGACTGATCAGGAACTGAAAGATGAGACTACAGATGGAGAACCAACCCAAGAAAGCATCCCACCTGATTCTACCGATGAAGAAGTAATTGCCGCAGCTGAAGCATATACGTGA
- the LOC18107678 gene encoding DNA repair protein recA homolog 3, mitochondrial isoform X2 encodes MARLVTLRRALFVPEGLRRVVLGTSSQTRNFATKGKRKSKSDGSESGEENTSKKDLALQQALDQITSQFGKGSIMWFGRSEAPKNVPVVSTGSFALDIALGCGGFPKGRVVEIFGPEASGKTTLALHVIAEAQKQGGYCVFMDAEHALDSSLAKAIGVNTENLLLSQPDCGEQALSLVDTLIRSGSVDVVVVDSVSKVAALVPKSELDGEMGDAHMAMQARLMSQALRKLSHSLSQSQTVLIFINQVRAKLSTFGFGGPTEVTCGGNALKFYASVRLNIRRVGFIKKGEETTGTQVQVKIAKNKLAPPFKTVQFELEFGKGISRESEIIELAVKHKFIKKNGAFYDCNGRKYHGKEALREFLAHNDDVQEELMMKLREKLLEAETDQELKDETTDGEPTQESIPPDSTDEEVIAAAEAYT; translated from the exons atgGCGAGGCTTGTTACTCTGAGACGCGCTCTTTTTGTTCCCGAG ggACTAAGGAGAGTTGTGCTGGGAACTTCTTCTCAGACACGCAATTTTGCTACAAAAG GTAAAAGAAAATCCAAGTCAGATGGAAGCGAGTCTGGTGAAGAAAATACGTCAAAGAAAGATTTGGCTTTACAACAAGCCCTTGATCAAATTACTAGTCAATTCGGAAAGGGATCTATCATGTGGTTTGGCCGCTCTGAAGCTCCCAAAAATGTTCCAGTCGTGTCTACAGGTTCCTTTGCTCTTGATATAGCACTTGGATGTGGTGGATTTCCAAAG GGTCGCGTGGTGGAGATTTTTGGTCCGGAGGCTTCTGGGAAAACCACTCTTGCTTTACATGTAATTGCTGAAGCACAAAAGCAAGGAG GTTACTGTGTTTTTATGGACGCTGAGCATGCCCTTGATTCATCATTAGCTAAGGCTATTGGGGTGAACACTGAGAACTTGCTTCTTTCGCAACCTGATTGTGGCGAACAAGCTCTCAGTCTTGTGGACACTCTAATCCGGAGTGGTTCTGTTGATGTCGTTGTTGTTGATAGTGTAAGTAAG GTAGCTGCACTTGTGCCTAAAAGTGAACTTGATGGAGAGATGGGTGATGCTCATATGGCAATGCAAGCCAGATTAATGAGCCAGGCACTTCGCAAACTGAGCCACTCTTTATCACAGTCACAGACTGTTCTGATCTTTATCAATCAG GTGAGAGCTAAGCTTTCAACTTTCGGATTTGGTGGGCCCACTGAAGTAACCTGTGGTGGTAATGCTCTGAAGTTCTATGCTTCTGTACGCCTAAACATAAGAAGGGTAGGGTTTATCAAGAAGGGAGAAGAG ACAACAGGAACTCAAGTTCAAGTGAAGATAGCGAAGAATAAGCTTGCCCCTCCATTTAAAACTGTTCAATTTGAGCTTGAGTTTGGCAAGGGAATAAGTCGTGAATCGGAGATCATAGAATTGGCAGTGAAACACAAATTCATCAAGAAAAATGGTGCATTTTATGACTGTAATGGTCGCAAGTACCATGGCAAGGAAGCATTGAGGGAGTTTCTAGCTCATAATGATGATGTCCAGGAAGAGCTTATGATGAAGCTCAGGGAGAAGCTACTTGAAGCTGAGACTGATCAGGAACTGAAAGATGAGACTACAGATGGAGAACCAACCCAAGAAAGCATCCCACCTGATTCTACCGATGAAGAAGTAATTGCCGCAGCTGAAGCATATACGTGA
- the LOC18107677 gene encoding uncharacterized protein LOC18107677: MENLVVCNNCPVVVKNSLISKKPPSSPKSPLRHLRSFSSLFNRSVTLRMALPPSGQNPVVEQQKVIISNKHGEKLVGLLHDTGSNEIVILCHGFRSTKGNDTMVNLAKALEKEGTSSFRFDFAGNGESEGSFAYGSYWREADDLRSVMEHFRGASRAISAILGHSKGGDVVLLYASKYQDITTVFNVSGRYDLKRGIEERIGKDFMEKIKQDGFINVKNRTGSVIYRVTEESLMDRLNTDIHKACLVINKECRVFTIHGSADEIIPVEDALEFAKIIPNHSLHIIEGANHSYTSHQTELAAVVLKLMKATLQQD; this comes from the exons atggaaaatctTGTTGTCTGTAATAATTGTCCAGTGGTagtaaaaaattcattaatctcaAAAAAGCCCCCCTCTTCACCTAAATCTCCTCTTCGCCATCTACGCTCCTTCTCATCCTTGTTCAATCGCAGCGTGACATTAAGGATGGCTCTCCCTCCCTCTGGCCAAAACCCAG TTGTTGAGCAGCAGAAAGTGATCATATCAAACAAACATGGTGAAAAACTGGTGGGCTTATTACATGACACTGGATCCAACGAGATTGTTATATTGTGTCATGGTTTTCGTTCCACAAAG GGAAACGATACTATGGTGAATCTTGCCAAGGCATTAGAAAAGGAAGGAACCTCTTCCTTCCGCTTCGACTTTGCTGGAAATGG GGAAAGTGAAGGTTCATTTGCGTATGGTAGTTATTGGAGAGAGGCTGATGATTTACGTTCTGTAATGGAACACTTCCGTGGAGCAAGCCGTGCCATAAGTGCAATTCTTGGGCACAGTAAAG GAGGCGATGTGGTGCTCCTATATGCTTCCAAATATCAGGATATCACTACAGTATTCAATGTTTCTGGCCGTTATGATCTGAAGAGAGGCATTGAAGAACGGATCGGAAAAGACTTTATGGAAAAGATCAAACAAGATGGATTCATCAATGTTAAGAATAGAACAG GAAGTGTTATTTATCGTGTGACTGAGGAAAGTTTGATGGATCGCCTGAATACTGATATTCATAAAGCATGCCTTGTAATCAATAAGGAATGCAG GGTCTTCACTATTCATGGATCTGCTGATGAAATCATCCCAGTGGAGGACGCATTAGAGTTTGCCAAGATCATACCAAATCACAGTCTACACATCATAGAAGGAGCAAATCATAGCTACACTTCACATCAAACTGAATTAGCAGCTGTTGTTTTGAAGTTAATGAAGGCAACCTTACAGCAGGACTAA
- the LOC18107678 gene encoding DNA repair protein recA homolog 3, mitochondrial isoform X4 produces MARLVTLRRALFVPEGLRRVVLGTSSQTRNFATKGKRKSKSDGSESGEENTSKKDLALQQALDQITSQFGKGSIMWFGRSEAPKNVPVVSTGSFALDIALGCGGFPKGRVVEIFGPEASGKTTLALHVIAEAQKQGGYCVFMDAEHALDSSLAKAIGVNTENLLLSQPDCGEQALSLVDTLIRSGSVDVVVVDSVAALVPKSELDGEMGDAHMAMQARLMSQALRKLSHSLSQSQTVLIFINQVRAKLSTFGFGGPTEVTCGGNALKFYASVRLNIRRVGFIKKGEETTGTQVQVKIAKNKLAPPFKTVQFELEFGKGISRESEIIELAVKHKFIKKNGAFYDCNGRKYHGKEALREFLAHNDDVQEELMMKLREKLLEAETDQELKDETTDGEPTQESIPPDSTDEEVIAAAEAYT; encoded by the exons atgGCGAGGCTTGTTACTCTGAGACGCGCTCTTTTTGTTCCCGAG ggACTAAGGAGAGTTGTGCTGGGAACTTCTTCTCAGACACGCAATTTTGCTACAAAAG GTAAAAGAAAATCCAAGTCAGATGGAAGCGAGTCTGGTGAAGAAAATACGTCAAAGAAAGATTTGGCTTTACAACAAGCCCTTGATCAAATTACTAGTCAATTCGGAAAGGGATCTATCATGTGGTTTGGCCGCTCTGAAGCTCCCAAAAATGTTCCAGTCGTGTCTACAGGTTCCTTTGCTCTTGATATAGCACTTGGATGTGGTGGATTTCCAAAG GGTCGCGTGGTGGAGATTTTTGGTCCGGAGGCTTCTGGGAAAACCACTCTTGCTTTACATGTAATTGCTGAAGCACAAAAGCAAGGAG GTTACTGTGTTTTTATGGACGCTGAGCATGCCCTTGATTCATCATTAGCTAAGGCTATTGGGGTGAACACTGAGAACTTGCTTCTTTCGCAACCTGATTGTGGCGAACAAGCTCTCAGTCTTGTGGACACTCTAATCCGGAGTGGTTCTGTTGATGTCGTTGTTGTTGATAGT GTAGCTGCACTTGTGCCTAAAAGTGAACTTGATGGAGAGATGGGTGATGCTCATATGGCAATGCAAGCCAGATTAATGAGCCAGGCACTTCGCAAACTGAGCCACTCTTTATCACAGTCACAGACTGTTCTGATCTTTATCAATCAG GTGAGAGCTAAGCTTTCAACTTTCGGATTTGGTGGGCCCACTGAAGTAACCTGTGGTGGTAATGCTCTGAAGTTCTATGCTTCTGTACGCCTAAACATAAGAAGGGTAGGGTTTATCAAGAAGGGAGAAGAG ACAACAGGAACTCAAGTTCAAGTGAAGATAGCGAAGAATAAGCTTGCCCCTCCATTTAAAACTGTTCAATTTGAGCTTGAGTTTGGCAAGGGAATAAGTCGTGAATCGGAGATCATAGAATTGGCAGTGAAACACAAATTCATCAAGAAAAATGGTGCATTTTATGACTGTAATGGTCGCAAGTACCATGGCAAGGAAGCATTGAGGGAGTTTCTAGCTCATAATGATGATGTCCAGGAAGAGCTTATGATGAAGCTCAGGGAGAAGCTACTTGAAGCTGAGACTGATCAGGAACTGAAAGATGAGACTACAGATGGAGAACCAACCCAAGAAAGCATCCCACCTGATTCTACCGATGAAGAAGTAATTGCCGCAGCTGAAGCATATACGTGA
- the LOC18107678 gene encoding DNA repair protein recA homolog 3, mitochondrial isoform X3, whose translation MARLVTLRRALFVPEQGLRRVVLGTSSQTRNFATKGKRKSKSDGSESGEENTSKKDLALQQALDQITSQFGKGSIMWFGRSEAPKNVPVVSTGSFALDIALGCGGFPKGRVVEIFGPEASGKTTLALHVIAEAQKQGGYCVFMDAEHALDSSLAKAIGVNTENLLLSQPDCGEQALSLVDTLIRSGSVDVVVVDSVAALVPKSELDGEMGDAHMAMQARLMSQALRKLSHSLSQSQTVLIFINQVRAKLSTFGFGGPTEVTCGGNALKFYASVRLNIRRVGFIKKGEETTGTQVQVKIAKNKLAPPFKTVQFELEFGKGISRESEIIELAVKHKFIKKNGAFYDCNGRKYHGKEALREFLAHNDDVQEELMMKLREKLLEAETDQELKDETTDGEPTQESIPPDSTDEEVIAAAEAYT comes from the exons atgGCGAGGCTTGTTACTCTGAGACGCGCTCTTTTTGTTCCCGAG cagggACTAAGGAGAGTTGTGCTGGGAACTTCTTCTCAGACACGCAATTTTGCTACAAAAG GTAAAAGAAAATCCAAGTCAGATGGAAGCGAGTCTGGTGAAGAAAATACGTCAAAGAAAGATTTGGCTTTACAACAAGCCCTTGATCAAATTACTAGTCAATTCGGAAAGGGATCTATCATGTGGTTTGGCCGCTCTGAAGCTCCCAAAAATGTTCCAGTCGTGTCTACAGGTTCCTTTGCTCTTGATATAGCACTTGGATGTGGTGGATTTCCAAAG GGTCGCGTGGTGGAGATTTTTGGTCCGGAGGCTTCTGGGAAAACCACTCTTGCTTTACATGTAATTGCTGAAGCACAAAAGCAAGGAG GTTACTGTGTTTTTATGGACGCTGAGCATGCCCTTGATTCATCATTAGCTAAGGCTATTGGGGTGAACACTGAGAACTTGCTTCTTTCGCAACCTGATTGTGGCGAACAAGCTCTCAGTCTTGTGGACACTCTAATCCGGAGTGGTTCTGTTGATGTCGTTGTTGTTGATAGT GTAGCTGCACTTGTGCCTAAAAGTGAACTTGATGGAGAGATGGGTGATGCTCATATGGCAATGCAAGCCAGATTAATGAGCCAGGCACTTCGCAAACTGAGCCACTCTTTATCACAGTCACAGACTGTTCTGATCTTTATCAATCAG GTGAGAGCTAAGCTTTCAACTTTCGGATTTGGTGGGCCCACTGAAGTAACCTGTGGTGGTAATGCTCTGAAGTTCTATGCTTCTGTACGCCTAAACATAAGAAGGGTAGGGTTTATCAAGAAGGGAGAAGAG ACAACAGGAACTCAAGTTCAAGTGAAGATAGCGAAGAATAAGCTTGCCCCTCCATTTAAAACTGTTCAATTTGAGCTTGAGTTTGGCAAGGGAATAAGTCGTGAATCGGAGATCATAGAATTGGCAGTGAAACACAAATTCATCAAGAAAAATGGTGCATTTTATGACTGTAATGGTCGCAAGTACCATGGCAAGGAAGCATTGAGGGAGTTTCTAGCTCATAATGATGATGTCCAGGAAGAGCTTATGATGAAGCTCAGGGAGAAGCTACTTGAAGCTGAGACTGATCAGGAACTGAAAGATGAGACTACAGATGGAGAACCAACCCAAGAAAGCATCCCACCTGATTCTACCGATGAAGAAGTAATTGCCGCAGCTGAAGCATATACGTGA